From one Saccharomyces cerevisiae S288C chromosome XVI, complete sequence genomic stretch:
- the VTC3 gene encoding vacuolar transporter chaperone (Regulatory subunit of vacuolar transporter chaperone (VTC) complex; involved in membrane trafficking, vacuolar polyphosphate accumulation, microautophagy and non-autophagic vacuolar fusion; important regulator of substrate invagination from the vacuolar membrane; targeted to vacuole via AP-3 pathway; VTC3 has a paralog, VTC2, that arose from the whole genome duplication) yields MLFGIKLANDVYPPWKDSYIDYERLKKLLKESVIHDGRSSVDSWSERNESDFVEALDKELEKVYTFQISKYNAVLRKLDDLEENTKSAEKIQKINSEQFKNTLEECLDEAQRLDNFDRLNFTGFIKIVKKHDKLHPNYPSVKSLLQVRLKELPFNNSEEYSPLLYRISYLYEFLRSNYDHPNTVSKSLASTSKLSHFSNLEDASFKSYKFWVHDDNIMEVKARILRHLPALVYASVPNENDDFVDNLESDVRVQPEARLNIGSKSNSLSSDGNSNQDVEIGKSKSVIFPQSYDPTITTLYFDNDFFDLYNNRLLKISGAPTLRLRWIGKLLDKPDIFLEKRTFTENTETGNSSFEEIRLQMKAKFINNFIFKNDPSYKNYLINQLRERGTQKEELEKLSRDFDNIQNFIVEEKLQPVLRATYNRTAFQIPGDQSIRVTIDSNIMYIREDSLDKNRPIRNPENWHRDDIDSNIPNPLRFLRAGEYSKFPYSVMEIKVINQDNSQMPNYEWIKDLTNSHLVNEVPKFSLYLQGVASLFGEDDKYVNILPFWLPDLETDIRKNPQEAYEEEKKTLQKQKSIHDKLDNMRRLSKISVPDGKTTERQGQKDQNTRHVIADLEDHESSDEEGTALPKKSAVKKGKKFKTNAAFLKILAGKNISENGNDPYSDDTDSASSFQLPPGVKKPVHLLKNAGPVKVEAKVWLANERTFNRWLSVTTLLSVLTFSIYNSVQKAEFPQLADLLAYVYFFLTLFCGVWAYRTYLKRLTLIKGRSGKHLDAPVGPILVAVVLIVTLVVNFSVAFKEAARRERGLVNVSSQPSLPRTLKPIQDFIFNLVGE; encoded by the coding sequence ATGCTATTTGGTATTAAACTGGCTAACGACGTATATCCTCCCTGGAAGGATTCATATATCGACTATGAAAGgttgaagaaattactAAAGGAAAGCGTCATACATGATGGCCGTAGTTCCGTGGATAGTTGGTCCGAAAGGAATGAATCTGATTTTGTGGAGGCCTTGGATAAAGAACTAGAAAAGGTTTACACATTTcaaatttccaaatatAATGCTGTCTTGCGAAAATTAGATGATTTAGAGGAAAACACTAAATCAGCtgaaaaaatccaaaaaataaattctGAGCAGTTCAAAAACACCTTAGAAGAATGTCTAGATGAGGCTCAAAGATTGGATAACTTTGACAGGTTAAATTTTACTGGGTTTATCAAGATTGTGAAGAAACACGATAAATTACATCCAAACTATCCTTCTGTAAAGTCTCTTTTACAAGTCAGATTGAAAGAACTTCCTTTCAACAATTCAGAAGAGTATTCTCCCTTGTTGTATAGGATCTCATATCTGTACGAGTTCTTGAGATCAAATTATGATCATCCAAATACGGTGTCTAAATCATTAGCAAGTACTTCTAAATTATCACATTTTTCTAACCTTGAAGACGCAAGTTTTAAAAGCTACAAGTTTTGGGTTcatgatgataatataatgGAGGTTAAGGCTAGAATCTTAAGGCATCTACCTGCTTTGGTTTATGCGTCGGTtccaaatgaaaatgacgaTTTCGTCGATAATCTAGAATCAGATGTCCGCGTACAACCTGAAGCGCGCTTGAATATTGGTTCAAAGAGTAACAGCCTTTCTAGTGATGGTAATAGCAACCAAGATGttgaaattggaaaatCAAAGAGCGTTATTTTCCCACAGTCATATGATCCAACAATCACTACATTATATTTCGACAacgatttttttgatttgtaCAATAACAGATTGTTGAAAATCAGCGGTGCACCTACGCTGAGATTAAGATGGATCGGTAAACTGCTAGACAAACctgacatatttttggaaaagagaaCTTTTACAGAAAATACCGAAACTGGTAATTCaagttttgaagaaatcagaTTGCAAATGAAAGCCAAATTCAtcaacaattttatttttaaaaatgatCCCAGTTACAAAAACTATTTAATTAATCAACTAAGAGAAAGGGGTACTCAAAAGGAGGAACTGGAAAAACTTTCTAGAGACTTTGATAACATCCAAAACTTTATTGTTGAGGAGAAGTTGCAGCCAGTTTTGAGAGCTACCTATAATAGAACTGCTTTCCAAATTCCTGGAGATCAAAGTATTAGAGTCACTATCGATTCCAATATCATGTACATTAGAGAGGATTCTTTGGACAAAAATAGGCCCATTAGGAACCCTGAGAATTGGCACCGTGACGATATTGATTCCAATATTCCCAACCCATTGAGGTTTTTAAGAGCAGGAGAATATTCGAAGTTCCCCTATTCTGTAATGGAGATTAAGGTTATAAACCAAGATAATTCTCAAATGCCTAATTATGAGTGGATTAAAGATTTAACTAATTCACATTTAGTTAACGAAgttccaaaattttctttgtacTTGCAAGGTGTGGCTTCACTGTTTGGTGAAGACGATAAATATGTCAACATTTTGCCATTCTGGTTGCCCGATTTAGAAACCGACATCAGAAAGAACCCTCAGGAGGCTTAcgaagaagagaagaaaactttacaaaaacaaaagagcATTCATGATAAACTTGATAATATGAGAAGGTTATCCAAAATCTCTGTACCAGATGGAAAGACCACTGAAAGACAAGGGCAAAAAGATCAGAATACTCGCCACGTTATTGCAGATTTAGAAGATCACGAATCAtcagatgaagaaggtACTGCATTGCCCAAGAAATCTGCAGTCAAAAAAGggaagaaattcaaaacgAATGCAgctttcttgaaaattcttgctggaaaaaatatttcagaaaatggaaatgatCCATACTCCGACGATACAGACAGTGCCTCTTCTTTCCAATTACCTCCGGGAGTTAAAAAACCAGTTCaccttttgaaaaatgccGGTCCTGTCAAAGTTGAGGCAAAAGTTTGGCTCGCCAATGAACGTACATTCAATAGATGGTTAAGTGTAACCACATTGCTGAGTGTATTGACCTTTTCTATCTATAATTCAGTGCAAAAAGCCGAATTTCCACAACTAGCTGATCTGTTGGCCtatgtatatttctttttgactTTGTTTTGCGGAGTATGGGCTTATAGAACCTACTTAAAAAGATTAACTCTTATTAAAGGTAGAAGTGGTAAGCATTTGGATGCACCTGTGGGACCTATTTTGGTTGCAGTTGTATTAATCGTTACCTTGGTTGTTAACTTTAGTGTGGCTTTTAAAGAGGCCGCTAGGAGGGAAAGAGGATTAGTAAACGTTTCCTCCCAGCCTTCGTTACCCCGTACACTAAAACCAATTCAAGATTTTATCTTCAATTTGGTTGGGGAATAA
- the CTF19 gene encoding Ctf19p (Outer kinetochore protein, needed for accurate chromosome segregation; component of kinetochore sub-complex COMA (Ctf19p, Okp1p, Mcm21p, Ame1p) that functions as platform for kinetochore assembly; required for spindle assembly checkpoint; minimizes potentially deleterious centromere-proximal crossovers by preventing meiotic DNA break formation proximal to centromere; homolog of human centromere constitutive-associated network (CCAN) subunit CENP-P and fission yeast fta2), translating into MDFTSDTTNSHDTSNSHLSLEDAVGTHHAGEADVNIDGDEKQQLSLLDDDQVRALKLQEEKDALLTRRNTLLQEIQTYQNILMKENNSKTKNGDILQNDITQDFLNLISISSSNPNSAISDRKRVERINGLTNLQKELVTKYDTLPLLNMNLRLSYLRDHTYPHLQVSVQSRDRVHNDGIEVLVVNYKFCRNTMNPFEIQFKMFYKFEDSTLLKWEILRISTNVRLKAKQLLATRNFQKCLLSLYEFDKIKSKKTGIFQNLINLLKRKTRCYLMNNSDSLIVERVIREGRLTTIKLQINFIITMPGERGKPRNCFLPMSKISIALWKGGERFNQIDLDEICYGLIKEYGVKTGLKEICNVCLFPDMYAR; encoded by the coding sequence ATGGATTTTACGTCTGATACGACGAATTCGCACGACACATCGAATTCGCATTTAAGTCTGGAAGACGCTGTGGGTACACATCATGCTGGTGAAGCAGATGTAAACATTGATGGGGACGAGAAGCAACAACTATCGCTATTAGATGATGATCAGGTACGCGCACTGAAGCTACAGGAGGAGAAGGATGCGCTGTTGACAAGGAGAAATACTCTTTTACAAGAGATCCAGACGTACCAAAATATCTTGATGAAGGAAAATAACAGTAAGACTAAAAATGGTGATATCCTCCAAAACGATATCACACAGGATTTTCTTAATCTAATCTCGATCTCATCCTCTAATCCTAATTCGGCGATAAGTGACCGCAAGCGGGTCGAGAGGATCAATGGGCTAACTAACTTGCAGAAGGAACTAGTAACAAAATACGACACGTTACCTTTGTTAAATATGAATCTACGGCTAAGTTATTTGAGAGACCACACATACCCGCATCTTCAAGTTTCTGTGCAATCAAGAGACAGAGTACATAACGATGGGATTGAAGTTTTGGTGGTCAATTATAAATTCTGCAGAAACACGATGAatccttttgaaattcagTTCAAAATGTTCtataaatttgaagattCCACACTGCTGAAGTGGGAAATCTTGCGAATTTCCACAAACGTTAGACTGAAGGCCAAGCAATTACTGGCAACACGTAACTTCCAGAAGTGTCTATTAAGCCTTTATGAGTTTGATAAGATCAAGTCCAAAAAAACTggaattttccaaaatttgattaatttattgaaaaggaaaaccAGGTGTTATCTAATGAATAATAGTGACTCATTAATTGTGGAAAGAGTTATTAGAGAAGGAAGACTCACGACGATAAAATTGCAGataaatttcatcattacAATGCCCGGTGAGAGAGGCAAACCTCGTAACTGTTTTCTGCCCATGAGTAAAATTTCAATAGCGCTATGGAAGGGGGGAGAAAGATTTAACCAGATAGATTTGGACGAGATATGCTACGGACTTATCAAGGAATATGGTGTGAAAACCGGGTTAAAGGAGATCTGCAACGTTTGCCTATTCCCGGACATGTACGCCAGGTGA
- the IRC15 gene encoding Irc15p (Microtubule associated protein; regulates microtubule dynamics; required for accurate meiotic chromosome segregation; null mutant displays large budded cells due to delayed mitotic progression, increased levels of spontaneous Rad52 foci; IRC15 has a paralog, LPD1, that arose from the whole genome duplication), translating to MGGEDEILSTMEDFAAVYDVLVIGCGPGGFTAAMQASQAGLLTACVDQRASLGGAYLVDGAVPSKTLLYESYLYRLLQQQELIEQRGTRLFPAKFDMQAAQSALKHNIEELGNVYKRELSKNNVTVYKGTAAFKDPHHVEIAQRGMKPFIVEAKYIVVATGSAVIQCPGVAIDNDKIISSDKALSLDYIPSRFTIMGGGTIGLEIACIFNNLGSRVTIVESQSEICQNMDNELASATKTLLQCQGIAFLLDTRVQLAEADAAGQLNITLLNKVSKKTYVHHCDVLMVSIGRRPLLKGLDISSIGLDERDFVENVDVQTQSLLKYPHIKPIGDVTLGPMLALKAEEQAIRAIQSIGCTGSDGTSNCGFPPNVLYCQPQIGWVGYTEEGLAKARIPYQKGRVLFSQNVRYNTLLPREENTTVSPFIKVLIDSRDMKILGVHMINDDANELLSQASMAVSLGLTAHDVCKVPFPHPSLSESFKQAVQLAMANGTSPGVHVRE from the coding sequence GCAGGCTTCGCAAGCAGGCCTGCTCACAGCATGTGTTGACCAGCGTGCCTCGCTGGGGGGCGCCTACCTTGTAGACGGGGCAGTCCCGTCCAAGACCTTGTTATATGAGTCTTATCTTTATCGGCTGCTACAACAGCAAGAACTTATCGAGCAACGTGGCACGCGGCTGTTTCCTGCAAAATTCGATATGCAGGCGGCCCAGAGTGCACTCAAACATAATATAGAAGAGTTGGGCAATGTGTATAAACGTGAGCTATCTAAAAATAATGTTACTGTGTATAAAGGCACGGCTGCTTTCAAAGATCCTCACCACGTTGAGATTGCGCAGCGCGGCATGAAACCGTTCATCGTAGAGGCGAAATATATTGTTGTGGCGACCGGATCTGCGGTTATTCAGTGTCCTGGTGTTGCAATAGATAATGACAAGATAATTTCATCTGATAAGGCATTGTCACTGGATTATATACCTTCACGTTTTACTATCATGGGAGGAGGTACAATTGGACTAGAAATCGCATGCATATTCAATAATTTGGGCTCTCGGGTTACTATCGTTGAATCTCAAAGCGAGATCTGTCAAAATATGGACAATGAGTTGGCTTCTGCCACGAAGACCCTCTTGCAGTGTCAGGGTatagcttttcttttagacACTAGAGTGCAGCTCGCGGAAGCCGATGCTGCCGGTCAGCTGAACATCACCTTGCTTAACAAGGtgtcaaagaaaacatatGTACATCATTGCGACGTCTTGATGGTTTCTATTGGTAGACGTCCCCTGCTAAAAGGTTTAGATATTTCCAGCATTGGTCTAGACGAACGGGATTTTGTAGAAAATGTTGACGTACAAACCCAAAGTCTGCTAAAGTACCCTCATATTAAACCCATAGGAGACGTTACATTGGGCCCCATGCTGGCGCTGAAAGCGGAAGAACAAGCTATAAGGGCCATTCAATCAATAGGCTGTACAGGCTCCGACGGAACCTCGAATTGTGGCTTCCCACCAAATGTGCTGTACTGTCAGCCTCAGATTGGCTGGGTCGGATACACTGAGGAGGGGTTGGCAAAGGCTCGCATCCCATATCAAAAAGGCAGGGTTTTGTTCTCACAGAACGTTAGATATAACACGTTATTACCACGGGAAGAGAATACTACAGTTTCTCCTTTCATTAAAGTTCTGATAGATTCTCGTGACATGAAAATACTAGGCGTTCATATGATAAACGACGATGCAAATGAATTGCTGTCGCAAGCATCGATGGCGGTGTCGCTTGGCCTTACCGCCCATGATGTCTGTAAAGTACCGTTCCCTCATCCGAGCTTATCGGAATCGTTTAAGCAAGCCGTCCAGTTGGCAATGGCAAATGGAACATCACCTGGCGTACATGTCCGGGAATAG